The Impatiens glandulifera chromosome 3, dImpGla2.1, whole genome shotgun sequence genome contains a region encoding:
- the LOC124928878 gene encoding probable polygalacturonase At3g15720, with the protein MSKRINHFGLFFLVCIINLDICLAITFDVTQYGAVGNGNTDDSKAFLRAWKATCACTSDTAVMVVPAKKTFFIRSLLFNGPCKCQSPQIQIDGTLIAPKSINRWAECAWNTWIMFSQVNRLNIYGEGKLNGNGVPWWRDNNPIYLHDNNFEHSFQYKYPRMGNCSRPTALRFSQCNNIEVRGLTHINPPRNHISINGCNNVKISNIKIIAPEHSPNTDGIDISSSTNIHIMNSIIGTGDDCVAINNKCSNIIIEGVQCGPGHGLSVGSLGKDGDYAQVEGILVKNCTFNRTTNGARIKTWPGGNGYARNITFKNILLHNTRNPIIIDQHYFNTTEQVKAVKVSHVNYINIKGTSVSKHAILLDCSTHVPCTNIVFKNVNIRSSSGEKTYSTINNAIFHPSPHP; encoded by the exons AATCATTTTGGTTTATTCTTTTTGGTTTGCATTATTAATCTAGATATTTGTCTTGCTATTACATTTGATGTGACACAATATGGTGCAGTTGGAAATGGGAATACCGATGATTCcaag GCATTTTTACGAGCATGGAAAGCAACTTGTGCATGTACAAGTGACACCGCTGTTATGGTAGTGCCGGCTAAAAAGACTTTCTTTATTAGATCTTTGCTTTTCAATGGCCCTTGCAAATGTCAATCCCCTCAAATTCAGATCGACGGAACTCTGATAGCGCCGAAAAGTATAAATAGATGGGCGGAATGTGCATGGAACACATGGATAATGTTCTCACAAGTGAATAGACTTAATATTTATGGAGAAGGAAAACTTAATGGAAATGGTGTACCATGGTGGCGTGACAATAATCCCATATACCTCCACGATAACAATTTTGAACATTCATTTCAATACAAA TATCCAAGAATGGGAAATTGTTCTCGACCAACG GCATTGAGGTTTAGTCAATGCAACAATATTGAAGTTAGAGGATTGACTCATATTAACCCTCCGAGAAATCATATAAGCATAAATGGTTGCAACAACGTCAAAAtatctaacataaaaataatcgCTCCAGAGCATAGTCCTAACACTGATGGAATCGACATATCTTCTTCAACTAACATCCATATCATGAACTCCATCATCGGAACCG GAGATGATTGTGTTGCCATTAATAATAAgtgttcaaatattattatagaagGGGTTCAATGTGGACCTGGCCATGGTTTAAG TGTTGGAAGTCTTGGAAAGGATGGAGATTATGCCCAAGTGGAAGGAATACTTGTAAAGAACTGCACTTTCAATAGGACAACAAATGGAGCAAGGATAAAAACATGGCcg GGAGGGAATGGATATGCtagaaatataacatttaagAATATTTTGCTTCACAATACAAGGAACCCTATCATCATTGATCAACATTATTTCAATACCACAGAACAG gTGAAAGCGGTTAAAGTGAGCCATGTGaattatatcaacataaaaGGAACATCGGTCTCAAAACATGCCATATTATTAGATTGCAGTACTCATGTCCCTTGCACCaacattgtttttaaaaatgtgaatATCAGATCGAGCTCCGGTGAAAAAACTTACTCCACCATAAATAATGCCATCTTCCATCCTTCTCCACATCCCTAA
- the LOC124931957 gene encoding uncharacterized protein At2g34160-like has translation MEGVTEGVNNLNIDDGPKRNRVQVSNTKKPLFFYVNLSKRFLQQYNEVELSALGMAIHSVVTVAEILKKNGFAVEKKIRTLTVDVSDNHPDARPIPKAKIEITLGKSEKFDELIAAEIERREGGAAAEDEEET, from the exons atggagGGAGTAACTGAGGGAGTGAATAACTTAAACATAGACGACGGGCCGAAGAGGAACCGTGTTCAGGTCTCCAACACCAAAAAACCTCTCTTCTTCTACGTAAACCTCTCCAAG AGGTTCTTGCAGCAATACAATGAGGTCGAGTTATCTGCACTTGGAATGG CTATTCACTCTGTGGTAACTGTTGCTGAAATTCTGAAGAAGAATGGATTTGCTGTTGAAAAAA AAATCAGGACATTGACGGTCGATGTGAGCGACAATCATCCAGATGCAAGACCTATTCCAAAGGCAAAG ATTGAAATAACTCTTGGAAAGTCTGAGAAGTTTGATGAACTGATTGCTGCTGAGATTGAAAGAAGAGAAGGTGGAGCAGCAGCAGAGGATGAGGAAGAGACTTGA